In a single window of the Massilia oculi genome:
- a CDS encoding SixA phosphatase family protein, with protein sequence MRLPSIQPVRLLRNLSLALAVLVPGMAFAEPSAIYLVRHGEKASIGKDPALTQQGQLRAQNIATILHRTGIQAIFSTPTARTLQTAQPLARQLGVQVGQYDPALPAALVEKVKVLRGPVLVVGHSNTLPELVRLFGGEPGLDIADDEYGRLYQLTPDANGAVRTVILSSLPASAGTP encoded by the coding sequence ATGCGTCTGCCCTCGATCCAGCCTGTGCGCCTGCTGCGCAATCTATCCCTGGCCCTCGCCGTGCTCGTACCGGGCATGGCCTTCGCCGAACCCAGCGCGATCTACCTCGTTCGCCACGGCGAAAAAGCCAGCATCGGCAAGGACCCGGCGCTCACGCAGCAAGGCCAGCTGCGCGCGCAGAACATCGCGACGATCCTTCACCGCACCGGCATCCAGGCCATCTTCAGCACGCCGACCGCGCGCACCCTGCAGACCGCACAACCGCTGGCACGGCAGCTGGGGGTGCAGGTCGGGCAGTACGACCCCGCCCTGCCTGCAGCGCTGGTCGAGAAGGTGAAGGTGCTGCGCGGCCCGGTGCTGGTGGTCGGTCACTCGAACACCTTGCCGGAACTGGTGCGCCTGTTCGGCGGCGAGCCAGGCCTCGATATCGCGGACGACGAATACGGCCGCCTCTACCAGCTCACGCCTGACGCCAACGGCGCGGTCAGGACGGTCATCCTGAGCTCGCTACCCGCGTCCGCCGGCACGCCCTGA
- the ttcA gene encoding tRNA 2-thiocytidine(32) synthetase TtcA, translating to MNETVIERVVEDDFPTAGAGIDAKKQEKIAREDNKLHKRLCRLVGQAIGDFNMIEDGDKVMVCLSGGKDSYALLDILLTLRERAPIHFDIVAVNLDQKQPNFPAHILPAYLDKLGVPYHIENQDTYSIVKRLVPEGKTTCSLCSRLRRGILYRVADELGCNKIALGHHRDDILETFFLNMFFGGKLKGMPAKLVSDDGKHMVIRPMAYVKEADTERYAEVKGFPIIPCDLCGSQENLQRKQIKNMLREWEKKHPGRVENTFSALSTVVPSHLQDRDLFDFVGLKTDGVPNPLGDIAFDEEPCSTPAANTISLTQL from the coding sequence ATGAACGAAACGGTGATTGAACGCGTCGTCGAAGACGACTTCCCGACCGCCGGGGCCGGCATCGACGCGAAGAAGCAAGAGAAGATCGCGCGCGAGGACAACAAGCTGCACAAGCGCCTGTGCCGCCTGGTGGGCCAGGCGATCGGCGACTTCAATATGATCGAGGACGGCGACAAGGTGATGGTCTGCCTGTCGGGCGGCAAGGACAGCTATGCGCTGCTCGACATCCTGCTCACCCTGCGCGAGCGCGCGCCGATCCACTTCGACATCGTCGCGGTCAACCTCGACCAGAAGCAGCCGAACTTCCCGGCCCACATTCTCCCGGCCTACCTGGACAAGCTCGGCGTGCCCTATCACATCGAAAACCAGGACACCTACAGCATCGTCAAGCGCCTGGTCCCGGAAGGCAAGACCACCTGCTCGCTGTGCTCGCGCCTGCGGCGCGGCATCCTGTACCGCGTCGCAGACGAACTCGGCTGCAACAAGATCGCCCTGGGCCACCACCGCGACGACATCCTCGAGACCTTCTTCCTGAACATGTTCTTCGGCGGGAAGCTGAAGGGCATGCCGGCCAAGCTGGTGTCGGACGACGGCAAGCACATGGTGATCCGCCCGATGGCCTATGTGAAGGAAGCCGACACCGAGCGCTATGCCGAAGTAAAGGGCTTCCCGATCATCCCGTGCGACCTGTGCGGCTCGCAGGAAAACCTGCAGCGCAAGCAGATCAAGAACATGCTGCGCGAATGGGAGAAAAAGCATCCGGGCCGGGTCGAGAACACGTTCTCGGCGCTGTCGACCGTGGTGCCGTCGCATTTGCAGGATCGTGATCTGTTCGACTTCGTCGGCCTGAAGACCGATGGCGTGCCCAATCCGCTGGGCGATATCGCGTTCGACGAGGAGCCGTGTTCGACGCCGGCGGCGAACACGATTTCGTTGACGCAGCTCTGA
- a CDS encoding dihydroneopterin aldolase — protein sequence MLSALSHPSLRDCRRLFLRNYEVMINIGVHDFEKKGEQRVLINVELYIPLELSTPKADQLAEVVDYDFMRETIARRIAKGHIHLQETLCDDVVAAMLTHPRVRAAGVSTMKPDVYPVCEGVGVEVFRIKEEA from the coding sequence ATGTTGTCCGCCCTGTCCCACCCGAGCTTGCGCGATTGCCGCCGGCTGTTCCTGCGCAATTACGAAGTGATGATCAATATCGGCGTGCACGATTTCGAGAAGAAGGGCGAGCAGCGTGTCCTGATCAATGTTGAGCTGTACATTCCGCTGGAGCTGTCGACGCCGAAGGCCGACCAGCTGGCGGAAGTGGTTGACTACGATTTCATGCGCGAGACCATTGCCCGGCGCATCGCCAAGGGCCACATCCACCTGCAGGAAACGCTGTGCGACGACGTGGTGGCCGCCATGCTGACCCACCCGCGCGTGCGCGCCGCCGGCGTGTCGACCATGAAGCCGGACGTCTATCCGGTTTGCGAAGGCGTTGGCGTCGAAGTATTCAGGATCAAGGAAGAAGCATGA
- a CDS encoding class I SAM-dependent methyltransferase, which yields MSLPAPDTDALAASHSLQQLIAADVERHGGAIAFSRFMELALYAPRLGYYSGGAAKLGASGDFTTAPEMTPLFGAAVARVAAAIIAQSAPDIIEFGAGTGRLARDVLAELARQGVEVRSYTIIELSGELRARQQANLADLPQLRWLDAMPDRFSGVVLANEVLDAMPVELVIRTRDGWRRQMVTVEDGAFAFVQAPLGDELAAQLARQVPDHEQMIEGYVTELHPVGAGFMRSLATMFSGGRGAAILFDYGFPAHEYYLDQRIGGTLMCHYRHHAHPDPFYLPGLQDITAHVDFTAMALASQDAGLPVLAYMSQAAFLLGAGIGELLLENDPEDAKQFLPQSRAVQKLVSPAEMGELFKVLVVGQDVELPEPIVRADRSHRL from the coding sequence ATGTCCCTGCCCGCACCCGATACCGACGCCCTGGCCGCGTCCCATTCCCTGCAACAGCTCATCGCCGCCGACGTCGAACGGCACGGCGGCGCGATCGCATTCTCTCGTTTCATGGAACTGGCGCTGTACGCGCCCAGGCTCGGGTATTACAGCGGCGGCGCAGCCAAGCTCGGTGCGAGCGGCGATTTCACCACCGCGCCCGAGATGACGCCGCTGTTCGGAGCGGCCGTGGCGCGCGTGGCAGCCGCTATTATCGCCCAAAGCGCGCCCGACATCATCGAGTTCGGCGCCGGCACCGGCCGCCTGGCGCGCGATGTCCTGGCCGAGCTGGCCAGGCAGGGCGTCGAAGTGCGCTCGTATACGATCATCGAACTGTCCGGCGAATTGCGCGCGCGCCAGCAGGCCAACCTGGCCGACCTGCCGCAGCTGCGCTGGCTGGACGCCATGCCGGACCGCTTCAGCGGCGTGGTGCTGGCCAACGAAGTGCTCGACGCCATGCCGGTCGAGCTGGTGATCCGCACCCGCGACGGCTGGCGCCGGCAAATGGTCACGGTCGAGGACGGCGCCTTCGCTTTCGTGCAGGCGCCGCTCGGCGATGAACTGGCCGCACAGCTGGCGCGCCAGGTGCCGGACCACGAGCAGATGATCGAGGGCTATGTTACCGAACTGCACCCGGTCGGCGCCGGCTTCATGCGCTCGCTGGCGACGATGTTCTCGGGCGGCCGCGGCGCCGCCATCCTGTTCGACTACGGCTTCCCGGCCCACGAGTACTACCTCGACCAGCGCATCGGCGGCACCTTGATGTGTCATTACCGCCACCATGCGCACCCGGATCCCTTTTATTTGCCGGGCTTGCAGGACATCACGGCCCACGTCGATTTCACGGCGATGGCGCTGGCGTCCCAGGATGCCGGCCTGCCGGTGCTGGCCTATATGAGCCAGGCCGCCTTCCTGCTCGGCGCCGGGATCGGTGAACTGTTGCTGGAAAACGACCCCGAGGATGCGAAACAGTTCCTGCCCCAGTCGAGGGCCGTGCAAAAACTGGTTTCTCCTGCTGAAATGGGCGAATTGTTCAAGGTCCTGGTGGTCGGACAGGACGTAGAATTGCCAGAGCCAATCGTGCGCGCGGACCGCAGTCATCGCTTGTAG
- a CDS encoding IS481 family transposase, which produces MSSRIHPQARTTPKIRQEIKDSGLSDRQAAKVFNITRATAAKWLKRDDVQDRSHRAHTLHTTLSAAQELVVLSLRQTLYLPLDDLLYITRQYINPEVSRSGIARLLKREGMARLEDVIPQAEGETIKAKKTFKDYEPGFLHVDIKYLPQMPDETSRRYLFVAIDRATRWVFLHIYNDMTERSSVDFLRRLKLASPIKITKILTDNGSQFTDRFATKDKKPSGNHAFDKACGSMEVEHRLAPPRHPQTNGMVERFNGRISELIAQTRFDSRADLETTLHNYLKLYNHHIPQRAIGSTTPIQALKNWQKRKPDLFVKRVYDQTGLDK; this is translated from the coding sequence ATGAGTTCACGCATTCACCCGCAAGCCCGCACCACGCCAAAAATCCGTCAGGAGATCAAGGATTCCGGCCTGTCCGACCGTCAAGCGGCCAAGGTGTTCAATATCACTCGGGCCACCGCTGCCAAATGGCTCAAGCGGGACGACGTGCAAGACCGCTCGCATCGTGCTCACACCCTGCATACGACCCTGAGCGCAGCCCAGGAACTGGTCGTGCTGTCCCTGCGCCAGACGCTTTACTTACCGCTCGACGACCTGCTCTACATCACCCGGCAATACATCAATCCCGAGGTCTCCCGTTCAGGCATTGCGCGACTGCTCAAACGCGAAGGCATGGCACGACTGGAGGACGTGATCCCTCAAGCTGAAGGCGAAACGATCAAGGCCAAGAAGACCTTCAAGGACTATGAGCCAGGCTTCCTGCACGTCGATATCAAGTACCTGCCACAGATGCCTGACGAAACCTCACGCCGCTACCTGTTTGTTGCCATTGACCGCGCGACGCGCTGGGTTTTTCTGCATATTTACAACGATATGACTGAACGTAGTAGCGTCGATTTCCTGCGCCGTTTGAAGCTCGCATCGCCGATCAAGATCACCAAGATACTGACCGACAACGGCTCGCAATTTACCGACCGCTTTGCCACCAAAGACAAGAAGCCCAGCGGCAATCACGCCTTCGACAAGGCATGTGGCAGCATGGAAGTCGAGCATCGCCTGGCGCCTCCGCGCCACCCGCAAACTAACGGCATGGTGGAACGCTTCAATGGCAGGATCAGTGAGCTGATCGCGCAGACCCGCTTCGATAGCAGGGCCGATCTGGAGACCACATTGCACAATTACCTCAAGCTTTACAACCACCATATCCCGCAGCGAGCTATCGGCTCAACGACACCGATTCAGGCGCTCAAGAATTGGCAGAAACGCAAACCTGATCTATTCGTCAAACGCGTCTACGATCAGACGGGACTCGACAAGTAA
- a CDS encoding SDR family oxidoreductase: MMTDSPSISLPRVALVTGAGRRLGRAIALGLAQAGWDLALHYRHSESDAIATRDAILALGRRAALLQCDLADEAAVRQLVGRASAALGPLSCIVNNASLFEYDSATAFSWELLNAHMQANVAAPVLLAQELHAATPDGRQAVVVNLLDQKLYNLNPDFLSYTLSKAALHTATTMLAQALAPKVRVVGVAPGITMVSGDQSEQGFAAAHRMTPLQRSSTPQDIADAVVYAASARALTGTTLLVDGGQHLMPSQRDVMFLTEPNNSTK; the protein is encoded by the coding sequence ATGATGACGGACAGCCCTTCGATCTCCCTGCCCCGGGTCGCGCTCGTGACCGGCGCCGGCCGCCGCCTGGGCCGCGCGATCGCGCTCGGCCTGGCCCAGGCCGGGTGGGATCTCGCCCTGCACTACCGCCATTCCGAAAGCGACGCGATCGCGACCCGCGACGCCATCCTGGCGCTCGGCCGGCGCGCCGCGCTGCTGCAATGCGACCTGGCCGACGAGGCGGCGGTGCGGCAGCTGGTCGGCCGGGCCAGCGCTGCGCTGGGACCGCTGTCTTGCATCGTCAACAACGCTTCGTTGTTTGAATACGACAGCGCCACCGCGTTCTCCTGGGAGCTGCTCAACGCCCATATGCAGGCGAACGTGGCCGCGCCGGTGCTGCTGGCGCAGGAACTGCATGCCGCCACCCCGGATGGGCGGCAAGCCGTCGTGGTCAACTTGCTGGACCAGAAACTGTACAATCTCAACCCGGATTTTCTGTCGTACACGCTGTCCAAGGCGGCCCTCCACACGGCGACCACGATGCTGGCCCAGGCGCTGGCGCCGAAGGTGCGCGTGGTCGGCGTCGCCCCCGGCATCACGATGGTGTCGGGCGACCAGAGCGAGCAAGGCTTCGCCGCGGCGCACCGGATGACGCCGCTGCAGCGCTCGTCGACCCCGCAGGACATCGCCGACGCCGTGGTCTACGCCGCATCGGCGCGCGCGCTGACGGGCACCACCCTGCTGGTCGATGGCGGCCAGCACCTGATGCCCTCGCAGCGCGACGTGATGTTCCTGACCGAACCAAATAACTCCACCAAATAA
- a CDS encoding DUF1624 domain-containing protein, whose amino-acid sequence MKQATSNGFDQAVSITPVEQAAVNRRRLQSLDTLRGFVMVIMLIDHIRENWYLYMNVPDPVNPVTVEPVMFFLRIVTNLCAPVFVALTGLGAYLYGQNHTRAETAAYLVKRGLLLMAIDVTLLTFAWTVKLPMTFWLQVIWAIGVCMIALAALIYLPKKLLLALGLAIVAGHNLLDDIRLVPGEPGFVAWALLHQRDMIALPFGAFARTSYPVLPWIGVIVLGYLLGSWYERDKSSAADSERRVRHLLALGFAMLAAFVVLRALNVYGDKPWVAGDTALHTIMGFIALTKYPPSLLFLLQTLGVGVILLALFERREGHPWLTALAVFGGAPMFFYILHIYVLRALYHVAFMIWGPTHGVSFGLDNVNWLWLWYAVLLPVLYVPTAWYSRLKARRRDITWLKYF is encoded by the coding sequence ATGAAGCAAGCTACCTCGAACGGTTTCGATCAAGCAGTATCCATCACCCCGGTAGAGCAGGCCGCCGTCAATCGACGTCGCCTGCAGAGCCTGGACACTCTTCGCGGTTTCGTGATGGTGATCATGTTGATCGACCATATTCGGGAGAACTGGTATCTGTACATGAACGTGCCGGACCCGGTGAATCCGGTGACGGTGGAACCGGTCATGTTTTTCCTGCGCATCGTCACCAATTTGTGCGCACCGGTGTTCGTCGCCCTGACCGGACTCGGTGCCTACCTGTATGGCCAGAATCATACGCGGGCCGAGACCGCCGCCTACCTGGTCAAGCGCGGCCTGCTCCTGATGGCGATCGACGTCACCCTGCTCACCTTCGCCTGGACGGTCAAGCTGCCGATGACGTTCTGGCTGCAGGTGATCTGGGCTATCGGTGTGTGCATGATTGCCCTGGCCGCCCTGATCTACCTGCCGAAGAAACTGCTGCTCGCGCTCGGCCTGGCGATCGTGGCCGGCCACAATCTGCTCGATGACATTCGCCTGGTACCGGGCGAGCCCGGGTTCGTGGCCTGGGCGCTGCTGCACCAGCGCGACATGATCGCGTTGCCGTTCGGCGCGTTCGCCAGGACCTCGTATCCGGTGCTGCCGTGGATCGGCGTGATCGTGCTGGGCTACCTGCTCGGCAGCTGGTACGAACGCGACAAGAGCAGCGCCGCGGACAGCGAGCGACGTGTACGACACCTGCTGGCATTGGGATTCGCCATGCTGGCGGCATTCGTCGTGCTGCGCGCGCTGAACGTATATGGCGACAAGCCGTGGGTGGCGGGCGATACCGCCCTGCACACGATCATGGGCTTCATCGCGCTGACAAAGTATCCGCCATCACTTCTGTTCCTGCTGCAAACGCTGGGCGTGGGCGTGATCCTGCTGGCCTTGTTCGAGCGCCGGGAAGGCCATCCCTGGCTGACCGCGCTGGCGGTGTTCGGCGGCGCGCCGATGTTCTTCTACATCCTGCACATCTACGTGCTGCGCGCGCTGTACCACGTCGCGTTCATGATCTGGGGACCGACCCACGGCGTGAGCTTCGGGCTGGATAACGTCAACTGGCTCTGGCTTTGGTACGCGGTGCTGCTGCCGGTGCTATATGTGCCGACCGCATGGTACTCGCGCCTCAAGGCGCGCCGGCGCGACATCACCTGGCTCAAGTATTTCTAG
- a CDS encoding J domain-containing protein: MAKIHTHYDNLKVSRHAPQEVIRASYKALSQKYHPDKNPGDEKSARIMAVVNTAYNVLSDPVRRKEHDEWIAAEEWEVEWLESSSAKEGQPRKNGEQWDAQPPPKPRRKRLWRDPRWWLGMSGCFVAGAVAAVLTIEQQPDITPSALAWGGIAPESVKTGRPDPLGVDASSDDWARRIGPDGAKGPPPAVRALAVTQLAVPARAPDCSTDLQTLASPSGDPWPLESSYVPGYPVGNEGVEMQVVIDNSANAAPVFVKLYDLDRRANVRHAFVQQRSNFTFDKLAAGKYEVRYQNVVDGASKSECDGRHTALRQAAAEIQ, encoded by the coding sequence ATGGCCAAGATTCACACACATTATGACAACCTGAAGGTGTCGCGTCATGCGCCCCAGGAGGTCATTCGTGCTTCCTACAAGGCCCTGAGCCAGAAATACCACCCCGACAAGAATCCGGGCGACGAAAAGTCCGCCCGCATCATGGCGGTCGTCAATACCGCCTACAACGTCCTGTCCGATCCCGTCCGCCGCAAGGAACACGACGAATGGATCGCGGCCGAGGAGTGGGAAGTCGAGTGGCTGGAAAGCTCCAGCGCCAAGGAAGGCCAGCCGCGCAAGAATGGCGAGCAATGGGATGCGCAGCCGCCGCCCAAGCCGCGCCGCAAGCGCCTGTGGCGCGATCCGCGCTGGTGGCTGGGCATGTCGGGCTGCTTCGTGGCCGGCGCCGTCGCCGCCGTGCTGACGATCGAACAACAGCCGGACATTACCCCCAGCGCGCTGGCCTGGGGCGGCATCGCCCCGGAATCCGTCAAGACCGGCCGTCCCGACCCACTGGGCGTCGACGCCAGCAGCGACGACTGGGCCCGCCGCATCGGTCCGGACGGCGCCAAGGGCCCGCCGCCCGCGGTGCGCGCGCTCGCCGTCACCCAGCTGGCGGTGCCGGCCCGCGCCCCCGACTGCAGCACCGACCTGCAGACCCTGGCGTCGCCCAGCGGCGATCCGTGGCCGCTCGAGTCTTCCTATGTGCCCGGCTACCCGGTCGGCAACGAAGGGGTCGAGATGCAGGTCGTGATCGACAACAGCGCGAATGCGGCGCCGGTCTTCGTCAAGCTGTACGACCTCGACCGCCGCGCCAACGTCAGGCACGCCTTCGTGCAGCAGCGTTCGAATTTTACTTTCGACAAGCTGGCGGCCGGCAAGTACGAGGTGCGTTACCAGAACGTGGTCGACGGCGCCAGCAAATCCGAATGCGACGGCCGCCATACGGCGCTGCGCCAGGCCGCGGCCGAGATCCAGTAA